The Brassica napus cultivar Da-Ae chromosome C1, Da-Ae, whole genome shotgun sequence DNA segment agaaaaaataaaaatcccgggcgtagcccgggttaatctctagtacaaggaaaaggaaatagggtttccttttctctaacTAGgtaagccgcctctctctctcatgcgtggcaacctctctctctctaggtattgggccggttatggaccgaaccggttatggacatccatcattTAGAATAAATACAAGGAAAAAGAaataagatgagaaaaagacaaaaataacactaaatcaagttttttttcccaaactagcactcaaggtcaaaagtcagaaaaataacacttaatgttttatcaaaagtcacaaacttagggtttagagttaaagggtggggtttaggatttagtgtttaaggtttagggtttagagtttagggtttagggcttagggtttagagtttagggtttagggtttagtgtttagagtttagggtttaaggtttagggtttagggtttagagtttagggtttagggtttagagttgagaaatgaggttttggggataagattttaaattttgaaaaataaaaaaattaaaattttcaaaggataaacttagaaatgtgctattttggtcattttagtttttgaatgctatttttgtgatataaacttagaaatgtgctattttggagatttgcccaaatAAGATTTCCTTTTCTTTAACTAGGTAAGTCGTTTCTCTCTCTCCATGCGTGACCGCCTCTCTTTCTCTAGGTATTGAGCCGGTTATGGActggaccggttatggacatccatcgtatcttatgatttataacaaggaatgaattattaaattattgaagTGAAATAATATTGGCCACAAAATGAAATCAGACGTATCATCATCTCTTCATCCACCAATGAAAAAGTTCATCTTTTTCTCTTATACTGTTCAATTCCCAGGATATTCGAGAAGGGTTTCTTTTAAATTCTTTGAAATCTTATCGATCGTAAATTGAGGATTTCAAATGGGTTCGGTTTCGGGTCAAACCCGAATTGCTACGATGAACCTCTCCCTCTCCTCATCAGAGAAGAGCTCTAATTATCGCTCCTCGCTTCTCAACTCTAAGGTATTGTTTTCACCTTCATCGTCGTTcaccaggaaaaaaaaaacaactcttttttttattcttcttcgTTGGCTTGTGTTTAGAACGCAATTTCAGATAGTTACGGGGTCTCTTCCAAATGCAGCACATTCCTCAGGGGCCAATTCCAAAGAATACAACTCTCTTGCGCTCGCCAAACTCGACCCTTGCCAAAACGTGCAGGTAATAATAAAACTCGTATTGATCACCACCAAATCGCTTAGAATGTTAATTGTGATTAGGTTTCTTGTAGTATAGGCCACGTTGTGTCGCCCAGCTGCGTGATGCCCCTGACGGAAGAGAATGTTGAGAGAGTGCTCGACGAAGTTCGCCCCGCGCTGATGGCAGACGGAGGAAACGTGGCGCTGCACGAAATCGACGGGCTTGTGGTGGTTCTTAAGCTACAAGGAGCTTGTGGTTCGTGTCCCAGCTCGTCGATGACGTTAAAGATGGGTATCGAGAGTCGTCTCCGTGACAAGATTCCAGAGATCATGTCCGTCGAGCAGTTTCTTGAAGCGGAGACTGGAGGGTTAGAGCTCAACGAGGAAAACATCGAAAAGGTTTGATTTTAACTAAAGAAAAGTTTTAGggtgaaattgaaattttaagatatttttcaaTTTGGCCCCTGAGTTTGATGACTTTTGTTCAGGTTCTCGCTGAGCTGCGGCCTTACCTATCAGGAACAGGAGGAGGGGGGCTTGAGCTTGTTGAGATCGATGGTTATATAGTTAAGATTCGGCTCACTGGACCAGCTGCTGGAGTCATGACGGTTCGTGTCGCGTTGACTCAGAAACTGAGGGAAAACATTCCTTCAATAGGTGCAGTCCAGCTTCTAGAGTGACCTTTTTGTATTGTTCATCTACACAGAGCCTATTTTTCGATTCTATATACATCATTTTCAAATCTAACATCCATACAGAAGAAAATAGTTCCATTAAGGTCCACCAAGTTCTCCTACTAGCCTCCTCTACTCTCTTTCTACTTGCTAGTGACTTTGATATTATCATTAATGGGACTGGGATTTCCGGTATTCGGGTCGGTCCCGGGTAAGAACCATTCAGTTCCTGGTGGCTCTTGTGTTGGCTCTCATTTTTGTCATATAACTAGTCTAACGATCCATATACTTTTTGATCTCATACGCAAACCTTGGATTCATTCTTGAGCATTTGACCGGTttatataatcaaattaagaaatCACCAGTGACCAGAAGAAGTAGGTATCTAGTAAGAATGAAAGAATATCACCCTgaataaatattcaaaagacAACACTCAAACCATGCATGAGAGAGTGAGAACCTGAATAAGCTCGTATTTATCACTCTAGAGGAGCATATGATGATGGCTGTTTTGCTGCTGCATCTGACCAGATGAGCCTGGCGGAGGTGGGAGGGCAAGGAAATGGTCTCCAAAAGGGTTAGAAGGAGAAGGACCTGCGGCTGAgaactgatgatgatgatgatcatggGGATGAGAGTAATTGTAGGGACTTTgatgcatcatcatcatctgttgttgctgttgttgctgCATTGCCATCTGAACGTTAGTTGGAGGAGCAATGTTATTTGACATTGCAAAGGGATCTTGTTGCATCTCAAATGGGTTTTGTGGTGGTGCTGCTCCTGCTGTCTCTGTGCCACCATGTCCATAGCCAGCATTGGTTAATTGTATCTGTCTCCTCGCTGAATCATCCTCGTAAAGACTATCAAGCAATAGCTTGTCAAATCCTCCTGCCTATAAAACACAACAAGAGAGAACAAACAACAAACCAATGTGAGTTTTGAGAGTATAAGTAGAGAGTTTCAAATTTAGATAGATGCGGTGTTAGACTTGATTACATATTTGGTGTCAGGAGCAGGGCGAtgagtgttgttgttgttgttgttttgaggAGTGACCAGTGCTAGTTCCCAACCGGATCCACCGGTTTCTATTAAGCTTAAACTATTGGATGGACCTGGAGCTTCATGACCTGTAGAGACCAATAACAGGTTCGCAATCTTAATTTCTTCCTTTAATAGTGAAAATGGACCAGATGGAACACAATAACGTGGTTGTTTTGGCTACCTGGTGGATATATTGCCAGAGCCAACGCATTGCGGTCTTCTATCTCTGTGGCTTTCGGGTTTATCTCACTCAGGCCCTGTGAAGTAGAAAAGAGGGGTCAAGGGGGTTTGAGAGTTTAGCCAAAAGAGATGTCAATACACATTAAGACAGTATGTAGAAAGAAGATTCACCAGCAAGTCATCCGTGTCTATCAAGAAAGAAGGTTtagtatcttcttcttctatttgttctttctcctcttcttcgATAAGCGGCTGGTCTCCTTCAGTGTTTTCAGTTTGACTTTCGGTTTCTGCAGGTTCTTCAGGCTGAGCAGActgttcttcttcatcttgttcttcttcctcctctttttCATAATACTCCTGTTAGAACAGCAAATGCCAACCATAAAGAAACTTGCTAATAGGCTTCAACAATATCTGTGGTGAGATAAGACTCTGTACCAGCTTTTTCTGTACAGAACCACTTTGAGGCGCTTCTTTAATGTATTCTTCCATTGTTGCAAGAAAAGACGGAGGAGGCTGAATCAAGTTTTACATATTAGGTCTTTTGAGTTGATCAATCTCATatcataaacacacaaaaaaatggTTTTAGAGTGAACCTGTCTCAATGTTGGGAACTGAAAGTTCCTTGCCAGCTCTAGACTTTTGCAGTGTTCATAAAAATCAGCCAGGTTTTCAGCCTGTGCAGTGAAAAACCTTTTAACATTCAAGcttataaaatattgatactAAGTGTAGCTTTAAACTCTTACCTGTTGGCCAGCTCGTTTGTATATATTTAGAGCCTTAACTGCATCATGTCTTGACATCTCAAAGAACTACAGAGAGAGCAGAAATATATGTACACTTTTTAGTAACATCTAAAACTTGATACTAAACTAGAGAAAGGAGATTTATACAAACCAAGTCTACAAGATTAATGATTCCATCATTAATGGCACAGTATATTTTGAAGCTTTCTTTAAGCACCAATGCAAGAGCATATTGGATTAGGTAGTTGCTATAGCCTGCTCCTTCAGGCTGCAAAGCTGAAAACATGTTAAGAAACCATTcgttgtaaaataaaataaaaagttgataTATAAACTTTACCTTACAACCGGTAAGTCTGAAAAGAAGCTGCTGTAAAGCAGGCAACTGCTCAAGCAGTTCTTCATTAGATAACATCCTTGTTCTATATGTTTGAGAAGCATTGAAATCCACGTTCTGAACAAATGATTTGTTGTTATAAACATATTAGTTTTAactcttatttttttgttggtttttaaATGATGAGAAACTCCAGAACAAACCTTTGAAGATGCACCTGAACCTTTTGGTAAACGTTCTGCTTCTATGTCATACTTCAAAACACGGTAGCATTCAAGACGCTCTTCTAGGAAAAGCGCATATGTTCTAATCCATGCAGAACAATCCCAAGCTTCAACACACCATGCAAGCGATCAAGAAAATGTCTTTTAAGCAATGTTTCATTAACATACCaaagattcattattatcattCTACCTAGAGGACTTGTATCGTCTTTGAAGTTAGATATTCGAAGTATATGTCCTCTGTGTGAATAATTGAGAAGCTCATCTCTGAATGTTGGGTCACCTTCTCTTAGTGTTCTATGAATGACTATTAAAACCTTTATAGCCACCTGCGTGTTGATAAAACAATTTAGAGCAGTCTAAAGAGAGAGTTCATGTAACTGAAGaaagtgtgtgtgttttaagtGACTCACAACCCAATTGTGAGTTCTAGACAATCTCTTGGCTAGTGCGTGAATGCAGTAAGCAACATCTGCTCGTGGTCGTACCGCAGATGTTGCAGAGAATATTTCTGTAGaaaagattacaaaaaaaaaactctgatCGAATCAGAAACTCATAATCGTCATAAACAAAGTCAGGAGAGAGAAACTATTACTGCGAATATGGCGTTCTTTCGGAGCAGATTCGACGTGATTTGTGGATTTGACGATCGCAACATCCAAATCCTATTTGCCATTATTTTCAAATCAATTCATAGGTATCATCATTTTAAGAGAACGTTTTCAAGAAGAGATAATGTAACCTGACCTTAAATTCGCTGTTGACCTTTGCGATGCTGACTGTTGTGGAATCTTTAAGGGCTCCAACGGCTTTTCGGAAGCTATGAAAAGTTGCCATGGAGAGATGATCTGAATCTGGAAAATTGTTTGATTATTCAGACgggattgaagaagaagaagaccgaGTTTGGTCTACTTCTGTTAGTCGCCTTGCAACAAACAGAGCACGatgtatgtttaaaaaaaaacagaacaaaacagaACACCATAACAGACTTTTCCACaacctcctctcttctctcttttgcCTCACCATGACGTTCGCAACGGAATATTGATTATCTGGtattttgtcatttttatttaatattgtaTCAAAAATAGTATCTCATATACcagatcaatattttattttaaggttAACAAATATAGGTatactaggtgatttttccgTGCTCATGCTGGAGTATAAATATTTCTgaagtaaatatactataataattgattgctatttacttttaattttaaattaatttataatttgtatgcatcatttatatttataatattatattactttaataatacatatgattttatatatgttatatttaatcggttttgttgttTCACAGtcaatttagttatcatttgagAAATTTGAATTGCATCtctgaattcaactataatatttttattttaaatgtattaaaattttgattaatttcttatttgcatttaggtggttgttgtcttaaatatgtaaatatattttatgaagattatgtataacttcatatatattgtggttagaataaataaataaataaactaaagtgtctaattccaaattacataaattaatataacgataatattctgatctcatgtatatatataaattttagaaaaaaaactaaattgtaacagttggttaatattttatttttattttaatatgttttgagttgtcctatgatttatatttataaaataaattactattcttattaaattatatattcttatcgtacttaaatctatgattttagatataagttagattagttgaatcactcatgttgtgagtatattgagttacatatattctttcacattcaaatgaaatataattattttttattataactaagtcaaatatcaaatcaattttatttatcgtttaaatgtgcatgtattttcataatatttatcaaattatatattgatgtttttaaaaatatattataaaataaagtgATGCTCAATAGAAAGTTACATACATAAGTAGGTGATACATTTTTGGaagctcatgaacacatattaatatttaaaataattaaaatattttataaattctaaataactttatgcctttgatttattgaatgaaaactaaaatttattttaaataatattaaaaatgagaattcagatttgttttggtattttgattatggttatattaagttccacaaatgtaaaatttaaaagaaaatttaatattaagaaaacaaataactttaataatgataaaacataatatatctattttgcaactatttgatcaaacgatttttatttttaattttatttttaatatctcttaaaaataagcagtaaacaaaattgtgattttatttaaaaataatattatataagtaaaatataatttatcaatatttttttgctgtaattggaagatattatagtcaacaaaatatatgaaaaataaataaaacacttcaataataataattataaactatttttagttaattaaacatatatcagttcatgttacttaattattttatgtaatcatctaagaaaatagatagatatataaaaatatttctattagtttgattttttttgtattgtttaaaattatgttttaaaagaaatgttatttttttctaatatcaagattatctgtgtaatttttttaatgaaatcacattatatataaatttatatttttcattaaaaaaaatatagatataaagaaagtattttattacttcaaaagtatattttatgttatttaaaaatattttttaaatgtaatattactattttgtgaactttccttctttttttttttgaaatcatattatatacatatattttcgttttcaatttttttttaattttataaaaaaaaatcatttttttattatatgtatatgtttttggaaaaaaatttaaaaggaaactaaataaaaaaaaaataatagtatgtaatatttttaattcattaagagTATCAATGTAATCAACAATCGTGAGAGTTAATCTGAGATCAACACAtaagaaactgacttctcaaataatattatagagattctTATAATCGGATGCCAGTTACTAAAAATATCTTATTGTATggtatatcccctatatattatttgtgaagcattacaacttctttttgtagccacatgtcatcactagaatgattgttagaatcattagagaaatatattggtccatctaattatataataagttttttattacactaacaataaattcatcattaatgtactttattattttcttaaataaaatttacggaattgcctaatgtagctaaagtatatatgtaaattaatgattttgaataataaagatttgataaaaaatagtgtatcttctatcatatttatttaattttaaactattaaataaattaaacaaccacaataaccatataataaaattttagatttttatgtatatgttatattttgaatttttacaaacggctataaattactaaaactgttaaaagtctcacattcaaattttatgaaccatgatttaaaatttttgttatgacaaaatacaaatgattacaaaaattatataagtaaaaagtctaatttaattaataattaagattaatatatatatatatatatatatatatcgtttttaattaaattataaaccatataaaatacaatattttagtttcaaaatttactttgaacaatctttttgataaaagttttgaacgatcattgacaacttttttttttaaattataaattactaaaactattaatctcaTAATggaaattttgttatcagtaatttaaatttttttctataaaagatacaaatgttaaaaaaactatatgagtagaaatcatcatttaatagacattaatattaaaaatatactaaaatatattatctatgctagtatcatttaaatttaataacatatcctatcaaatataaaaaaaaatattttttggattaataaaattgatttatatgttcgcatcaatttaattatatatttaatagttactgacttttaattatttaatatatatttattatttcataatatgtaaaaatatttaatacataaaataatttatatatataatgttgatcccgCACAagacgcggatcttaacctagtatggAATTATTTCCCTAATTATCCATATACTGTATGTATTTGTACTGTCAAAATGAAAtccattttcttaaaaaaacgtCATTGCAATCCACTTGTTTATGTGTAATAcctagatatataatataatatacaatAAGCCTTTGTCCTGGAAGGCCAAGTTGTATTATTGGTTCTCATTGCATCTCAATTCGATCCTCATTTATTCTTGTTGGGTCATATTTGTTACTTGTTAGTATCATTGGAATGCACCGCATCTCGATTCAATCCTTACTGATTCTTACTGGGTCACGAATATATCACTGCGCATGTTTTATTCTGAACTCTCATTTCTCTTGTGAGGGCCACTTTTTTCTTTAGAGGATCATAGTGATATCTTTAGAACCATCATATTTGTTGTTTCCGCTGAAAAGTTCTTGTTTAGAAGTATATTATTAGACGGTTGGACAAAAAATACTTTATTAGACATTGTGAGTAATAAAATAGAACGGGCCACATTGTTTTTTATTTGAGCCACTTTCTTGGGGTGAGTGTATACATTGAGCATCATGCTCCAGTAGTGGTAACATACTTGATGAGCATTTTGACAATTTCCTTAGAGACCTTTGAACTAGATTCCTTAAGATTCTGAATCCTTCCATCTGTCTCCTCTTCTAAACGTTTTGCTGCTGCTTCTTGTTCTGTCTGAAATCAAATGTAAAGAATTAGTACAAATCAATCTCAGTATTTAACTTTTGCTTTTGTGCTGATTACCCCAGAAATTTGTGTCTGATACTCTTCTTCTAGTCGGGACCGATActcttccatctccttctcagcCTCGTCCTTCGCTTGCTTCATTCTTGCTAGTTTTGCTGATCATCGATTCATCcatcaaaaaaaaaggattcaaCACAAAAGTTTTAGTAACTGAGCcaagaaatcgtaaaaaaaagagaaaagactATACCGGTCCTAGCAGCTGAAACGATCCGACCAGCTTCTTGTTCAGCAGTTAAAAGCATCTGAATCCCACCTTGGCCTCTTAAAGAATCCATAGCTTGTGTTCTCCCCAAAGACGATCAAGACTTGTGTTTGTTCTTTTAAAAATCTTGATGCCAGAGATGGAAATTGTTGATATAAGcgtctttgattatttttttaattagacgGAGAGCTTTTTTCTCCTTGGTCTATGGAATTAGTTTTTGACTCgttattttgaaactaaaatgaGTTCAAATAACATTGCGTGATCATCGGATCGGTGtgattttaagatttaaagatGATTATGAACATAAAACATATTCTCTGTGGCTGCATGTATATCGGCTAATATGAACAACATGGGACTCTAAAGATGATAATGAGCATAGAACACATTCTCTAGGGCTGCCACTGGCTAATATGATCATTAAAGAAGACAGCGGTCACTGCATACTAGGTCGTTTTCTTTGGGCGAACAATTATCTACATGTAGATGTATCTATAGTCGCTAATCCCGAGTTTTTAATGTCTCAAATAATCAGTTTACAAATTagctaaaaaaattatttaaattagaccTTTAGTAAACAGctcaaatacatcattttcacTGATATAAATGCAATAATTAGCCCAAATGAGTCATACACATGCATTATGGttagcatttaataaataaaataatgaaaatcgTCACATCTATGTTATAAATATGTCAACAGAAACAAGTCGTTCGAGATAGaatttcatatattaaaatagaagtaatgatttttttcatctgtgattttttaatttgga contains these protein-coding regions:
- the LOC125580155 gene encoding nifU-like protein 3, chloroplastic isoform X2, whose amino-acid sequence is MGSVSGQTRIATMNLSLSSSEKSSNYRSSLLNSKHIPQGPIPKNTTLLRSPNSTLAKTCSIGHVVSPSCVMPLTEENVERVLDEVRPALMADGGNVALHEIDGLVVVLKLQGACGSCPSSSMTLKMGIESRLRDKIPEIMSVEQFLEAETGGLELNEENIEKVLAELRPYLSGTGGGGLELVEIDGYIVKIRLTGPAAGVMTVRVALTQKLRENIPSIGAVQLLE
- the LOC125580155 gene encoding nifU-like protein 3, chloroplastic isoform X1; its protein translation is MGSVSGQTRIATMNLSLSSSEKSSNYRSSLLNSKNAISDSYGVSSKCSTFLRGQFQRIQLSCARQTRPLPKRAGHVVSPSCVMPLTEENVERVLDEVRPALMADGGNVALHEIDGLVVVLKLQGACGSCPSSSMTLKMGIESRLRDKIPEIMSVEQFLEAETGGLELNEENIEKVLAELRPYLSGTGGGGLELVEIDGYIVKIRLTGPAAGVMTVRVALTQKLRENIPSIGAVQLLE
- the LOC125580155 gene encoding nifU-like protein 3, chloroplastic isoform X3; the protein is MQHIPQGPIPKNTTLLRSPNSTLAKTCSIGHVVSPSCVMPLTEENVERVLDEVRPALMADGGNVALHEIDGLVVVLKLQGACGSCPSSSMTLKMGIESRLRDKIPEIMSVEQFLEAETGGLELNEENIEKVLAELRPYLSGTGGGGLELVEIDGYIVKIRLTGPAAGVMTVRVALTQKLRENIPSIGAVQLLE
- the LOC125580154 gene encoding putative clathrin assembly protein At4g25940; its protein translation is MATFHSFRKAVGALKDSTTVSIAKVNSEFKDLDVAIVKSTNHVESAPKERHIRKIFSATSAVRPRADVAYCIHALAKRLSRTHNWVVAIKVLIVIHRTLREGDPTFRDELLNYSHRGHILRISNFKDDTSPLAWDCSAWIRTYALFLEERLECYRVLKYDIEAERLPKGSGASSKNVDFNASQTYRTRMLSNEELLEQLPALQQLLFRLTGCKPEGAGYSNYLIQYALALVLKESFKIYCAINDGIINLVDLFFEMSRHDAVKALNIYKRAGQQAENLADFYEHCKSLELARNFQFPTLRQPPPSFLATMEEYIKEAPQSGSVQKKLEYYEKEEEEEQDEEEQSAQPEEPAETESQTENTEGDQPLIEEEEKEQIEEEDTKPSFLIDTDDLLGLSEINPKATEIEDRNALALAIYPPGHEAPGPSNSLSLIETGGSGWELALVTPQNNNNNNTHRPAPDTKYAGGFDKLLLDSLYEDDSARRQIQLTNAGYGHGGTETAGAAPPQNPFEMQQDPFAMSNNIAPPTNVQMAMQQQQQQQMMMMHQSPYNYSHPHDHHHHQFSAAGPSPSNPFGDHFLALPPPPGSSGQMQQQNSHHHMLL
- the LOC106374483 gene encoding V-type proton ATPase subunit G3 — protein: MDSLRGQGGIQMLLTAEQEAGRIVSAARTAKLARMKQAKDEAEKEMEEYRSRLEEEYQTQISGTEQEAAAKRLEEETDGRIQNLKESSSKVSKEIVKMLIKYVTTTGA